From Cecembia calidifontis, one genomic window encodes:
- a CDS encoding HPF/RaiA family ribosome-associated protein, whose product MNYTENYRGIKIDVQAHQVDVPVGLQAQIRKSIDKLLRFTPTINAVDIYLNISGKGKTAERILGMRVGIPGPDVFSEEKAKDRWNTMLRSVTDKNIRQLQKGKD is encoded by the coding sequence ATGAACTACACAGAGAATTACCGAGGAATTAAAATTGATGTCCAAGCGCACCAAGTTGATGTGCCGGTTGGATTGCAGGCCCAGATCAGAAAATCTATAGATAAATTATTGAGGTTCACGCCCACCATCAATGCAGTTGATATTTATTTGAATATCTCTGGTAAAGGGAAAACCGCAGAAAGAATTTTGGGTATGCGGGTTGGAATACCAGGTCCTGATGTTTTTTCTGAAGAAAAAGCCAAGGATAGATGGAATACGATGTTGAGGAGTGTAACTGACAAAAATATCCGTCAATTACAAAAAGGAAAGGATTGA